The following proteins are co-located in the Scomber scombrus chromosome 2, fScoSco1.1, whole genome shotgun sequence genome:
- the LOC133997770 gene encoding uncharacterized protein LOC133997770: MKSSWCTTILVGFSTTAGFLMLFVPAAEIKHVQFGSTVLMGCNISYIYDTMWLKQNPDLPPTVVLRVSLRGGKPHQEFQLSSRFSVELIKRSLALKISDVEESDMGLYYCIADVNQHLTVGRGTMLQGFQTTAGFPMLFVPAKENVQFGSTVTLSCNISYIYDTMWLKQNPDLPPTEVLGVTFTGGKPHQEFQLSSRFSVELIKRSLALKISDVEESDMGLYYCIANVNQHLTVGRGTMLQGSSEFIFKRWDCIVIGFVVLILLLAVFITHWRIKQKKRDVKMPSTVYFTRKD, from the exons ATGAAGTCTTCCTGGTGCACAACAATTCTTGTTG GTTTCAGCACTACAGCTGGGTTTTTGATGCTGTTTGTGCCTGCTGCAGAGATTAAACATGTCCAGTTTGGTTCAACAGTCCTTATGGGCTGTAACATCTCCTACATTTATGATACAATGTGGTTGAAGCAGAACCCAGATCTCCCCCCAACTGTGGTCCTCCGTGTCTCCCTCAGAGGGGGGAAACCGCACCAAG AGTTCCAGCTCAGCTCTCGTTTCTCAGTGGAGTTGATAAAGCGATCTCTGGCACTTAAGATCAGTGATGTTGAGGAGAGCGACATGGGACTGTACTACTGCATTGCAGATGTAAACCAACATTTAACGGTTGGGAGAGGAACCATGCTTCAAG GATTCCAAACTACAGCTGGGTTTCCGATGCTATTTGTGCCTGCTAAAGAAAATGTCCAGTTCGGTTCAACAGTCACTTTGAGCTGTAACATCTCCTACATTTATGATACAATGTGGTTAAAGCAGAACCCAGATCTCCCCCCAACTGAGGTCCTCGGTGTCACCTTTACAGGGGGAAAACCCCACCAAG AGTTCCAGCTGAGCTCTCGTTTCTCAGTGGAGTTGATAAAGCGATCTCTGGCACTTAAGATCAGTGATGTTGAGGAGAGCGACATGGGACTGTACTACTGCATTGCAAATGTAAACCAACATTTAACGGTCGGGAGAGGAACCATGCTTCAAG GTTCCTCTGAGTTTATCTTCAAGCGCTGGGACTGTATAGTTATTGGTTTTGTGGTGCTGATTCTGTTGCTGGCTGTTTTCATCACCCATTGGAgaatcaaacagaaaaaaagggacGTCAAAATGCCTTCCACTGTTTATTTCACCAG